From the genome of Anaerobacillus sp. CMMVII:
GCATGAAGGCGTCCATACACGTCTGGGAACCTTAGAATCCCAATCGAGCCTAAAAGGCTTAAAAAGGCTCCTAGAAGCACGAAGGCACTAATTACGATCTCGGTCAAAGATCACACCTCCTTCAATGAATTTTGCTAAAGCAATTGTCCCAATGAACGCAAGGATTGCAATAACAAGGATAACCTCAGCGTATGCTATTGTATTTTGGATAACCATGATAATCCCAATAATTCCAATCAGGGTAATTCCAATTGTATCGAGTGCCACTACTCGGTCAGACATAGTTGGCCCTTTTATAATACGAATAAAGCAAACGACTATTGCCATTGACATTACGATTAGAGCTATGTTTAGAGATATATTTAGCATTATTCAGTCACCTCCATGATCGCTCGTTCAAACGTGTTGTGAATTTGTTTGATCATTGCATCTTTATCAGGGACATGAATGGAATGCACGTAAATTGTCTTTCCATCTTCTGAAAAATACATAGATACGGTTCCAGGAGTTAGTGATATTAAGCTAGCAAGTAACGTTACTTCCCAATCCGTTTTCAATGTGGTTGGAACTGCTATTATTCCAGGTTGAATATCTAGCTTTGGGCTAAGTACAATCTTAGCAACATCAATATTTGCTAGAACTAACTCCCATAAGAACAATAAGATAAGCTTGATAATCGCGATAACTCGACGGAAGTAAAAGTCGAAATGTAAAAATCGTCTTAATACATAGAGGAGTGCTATTCCGACCACATACCCAATGAAAACTCGATAGGGGAGAAATCGTTTCTAAGTAGCATCCAAATTATCGCTAAACCAATATTTAATAAGATTTGAAACGCCATGGCAACTACTCCTTATTAAGTACAGAATTAATATAAAATGATGGGTCTAGGATTTGGTCAGCTACTACCAAAGAAAATTGGAAAATAGGCTCCGCAGCTAATCCTAAAATAATTGATAAGAAGACTAAAGGTACGATTGGTAGTAATAATTTGCCAACCTTTCTTTGTTTCGCTTCCTCATTTGTAAGCTTTTGCTCTCCCCAAAAGGCATATATAAAGATTTTCATCATTGAGAATAGTGTAAGTAACCCAACGACTAATGAAACTGCGACGATAATGTAACGGCCTTCTTGAATACCTGACAATATTAACGCGAACTTACTGAAAAAGCCACTTAATGGTGGAATTCCCGCTAGTGAAATTGCAGCAATGAAGAAGAACCAACCTAAATATGGATGAGTTTTTAACAATCCACCCATTTTCTTTAAATCTGTTGTTCCGGTTATCTTTTGGGTAGCCCCCGCAAATAAGAATAACGCAGACTTTACGATAATATGGTGGGCAATGTAGAAAATAGTTCCAGCAATAGCCAAACGTGTGAAGATACCTAAGCCCATAACCATATATCCGACCTGACTGATAATATGGAAGGAAAGAATCCGTTTAAAGTCAAATTGCGAAACGGCCCCGAGTACCCCAAAGAACATTGTTGCTCCTGCTAAAATTAGAATGATATTATGCGTAAACCCAGGGTCGTGATAGAAAATTAATGTAAAGGTTCGAATGATCGCGTAGATCCCGACTTTTGTTAACAATCCACCAAAGAGAGCTGCAATAGCTGCAGGTGGACCAAAGTAAGATTTAGGGAGCCAAAATAAAGTGGAAATAAAGCTCCTTTCATACCAAAAACGATTAAAAATAAAATCGCAATAACATTTAAAACACCTTGTTGCTCAAGCTCAGCTACTTTAACTGAAATATCAGCCATATTTAGTGTGCCAGTAATACCGTATATATAAGCTACACCAACAATAAATAATCCTGAAGCGAAGATGTTTATGATTACATATTTTATTGATTCACGTAGTTGGTATTTCGTACCACCATGAACAATTAAAATATACGAAGAGAGAAGCATTACTTCAAAAAATACAAATAAGTTAAATAAATCTCCTGTTAAAAACGCTCCGTTAACGCCAGTTAATAAGAAGAAGTAAAAAGGAAAAAAGTAACCCTTTTGTCTTTCTTCACTTAATGTTTGAAAACCAAAAAATAAACATGCGACCCCAACAACACTAGCAAGAATAACCATCAATGTAGCAAACAAGTCAGCGACTAAAAACAATTCCAAACGGCGCTGGCCAATTTCCTAGTTCAAGTGTATAAATCCCCTCATAATAGACGAGATGGGCTAGGTACAACGCAATCCCTAAAAGGGCAAAGACAGTTATTCCACTGATTACACGTTGTACCTTTAAATTTTTAGCGAACAATATTAAGACTACGCCTACGATTAACGGTAAAAGTATCGGTAGAATGACTAAGTTATTCATCAGCACTTCCCCTTAATTGATCTAAATCATCTGTATTGTGAACTTTGTATGTGCGATAAGCAATTACAAGTAAAAATGCAGTCACACCAAAGCTGATTACAATGGCTGTTAAAATTAACGCCTGTGGTAATGGGTCAGCATAAGTTACCGCTTCTTGCCCTAGTAATGGAGGTGCACCATCATTAAATCCTGCTAATGTTAACAGAAGAAGGTGAGCCCCATGACTAAGTAGAACAATACCGATAACGACTCGTAAAAGACTTTTCGTTAAAATTAAATACGTACTAACAGTGAAGATAACCCCAATTGTTAAAATCATTAAAATTTCCATTATGCATCATCCTCCGCTATTGATAAGATGGAGAGTAACGCTACCCCAACAACAACAAGGTATACCCCTAAATCAAACGGTAACGCAGTTGTTAAATGAAGCTTGCCTAACACAGGAACAGTCACATACCGATCAAATTGAGTTAAAAATGGAAACCCTCCAAGCATTGAAGCGACACCTGTACCAATTGCAATTAACAAACCAACACCAATCATTGTTGTATAGTTAAATGGAATTACTTGTTTTATTGTTTTTACATCAAAGGCAACATATAAAAGCAGTAAAGCAGCTGCCGTCATTAGCCCACCAATAAAGCCACCACCAGGATTGTTATGTCCTGCAAAAAACAGGAATACAGAGAAGGCAAGAATGATAAAGACGACAATTCTTGTAACTGTATGGAGCATCAGTAGGTTCTTTCTCATACGTCCTCACTCCCTGTCATGCGTAATCTAATTAGGACAACAATAGCTAGAGCTGCGATAGCTAATACTACTATTTCTAACATCGTATCAACTCCACGGAAATCAACCAAGATGACATTTACGATATTTTTCCCTGCAGCTAGTTCATAAGCATTTTGAACATAGTAATCAGATATTGATTGAATTGGATGAGAATAGCTCATCGCATGAACACTTAACGCTGTTAGTGTCACGACAAGACCAACACCAATAGATACGACTAAGTTGGTTAATCTAAAGCGTGGTGTAAACTTTTCTTTTCTGAGTTCTGGTAAATGGTAGAACGCAAGTAAGAAAAGAACAACCATAACTGTTTCAACTAATAATTGAGTTAATGCTAAGTCTGGGGCACGGAACACAACAAACAATAATGCAACGATAAAGCCCAGAACTCCTGTTGCAACAATAGCGGTTACCCGATGTGATATAAACGGTAACGCAACAGTAGTCGCAAGTAAAACAAAGATAATAACGAAAATATAAGGTGGTATTTCTGCCACGTTATTCAAATCAATCGCAAATGTATTATATTTCACCATTGTGTAGCCCATAAGACCAACGATGAATACTGACATAAATACAAAATAATCTCTTAGTAAGCCAGTCATTTGCATGTTTGTTATTTTTAAAGAACCAGATACTAGACCAACAAGGCCTTTGTCGTACACCTGATTTAGCGGATCTCTTTCTCTTAAGAAGAAAGTTGTTTCGGCAAATTTCTTCAGGTTTAAGAAAACTAGAGCACCGAAGATAACGACACCAATTGTCATAAATAGCTCGGTATTAAATCCATGCCAATGATAAATGTTTACATAAAAACGTTCTCCCTCAGCTAAGACTCCCGGTAAAATTGCCGCCATTGTTGGCTCAATAATTGAGTAAGCAAGGAGGTTTGGAAATAAACCAAAAATAACGACTAATGAAGCAAGGATAATTGGTGGAATTAACAACCCAATTGGTGCTTCATGAACTTCTTTTTCTAGTTTCTCTGGTTTAAAGTTTCCTAAGAAGGTACGCACGAACATGAGCATACAATATGCAAAGGTAAAGATACTCGCAATCCATGCAACAATAGGAAAGATGAGACCTAAGGTTTGCATATTAAAAATGTCTAATGTTGTAGCATTAACGGCTGCAGTAAAGAACATTTCTTTACTTAAGAAGCCATTAAACGGTGGAACACCAGCCATGGAAAGTGTACCAATTAAGGCAACAGTGAAAGTAATCGGCATGATGGTCATCAACCCACCGAGTTTACGAATATCTCTAGTCCCAGTTTCATGGTCGACGATCCCGACAATCATAAACAAGCTACCTTTAAACGTTGCATGATTAATAAGATGGAAGACAGCTGCTAATGTTGCAGTGTAATATAAAGTACCTACTACAGCTACGTCATAATGAAAGGCAGCAGAACCTAAGCCAAGCAATGCCATAATTAACCCTAGTTGGCTTATCGTTGAAAAGGCTAAAATAGCTTTTAAATCCTTTTGTCTTATTGCAGAAACTGAACCCCATAATAACGTAACAATCCCAAATCCTGAGACGATCCAAAACCACTCGGGTGCTGCACCGAAAACAGGTGTTAAACGAGCTACTAAATATATCCCAGCTTTAACCATTGTCGCAGAGTGAAGATACGCACTTACTGGTGTTGGTGCTTCCATTGCATCTGGTAACCAGATGTGGAACGGAAATTGTGCCGATTTTGTAAATGCGCCTACTAGTACACAAAGCATTGCAGGAATGAAAAGTGGATTCGTAATAATCACATCGGCTTGGGCGATTATTTCCCGGATACTAAATGTATTTGTCATTACAAAAATTAGTGAAAATCCAGCTAGCATAGTAAGTCCACCAGCTACGGTAATTAACATCGACTTTTGTGCCCCATATCTTGAACGTTCTTTATGGAACCAGTAGGCGATTAATAACGCTGATGATAAACTAGTGATTTCCCAAAAAATGTACAGTGTCATGAGGTTATCAGACATGACAACTCCAAGCATGGCCCCCATGAACATTAGTAAATAGACGTAAAAGTTATTTAGCGCCTCTTTTTGCTTGTTGTATAAATAGTAGATGGAATACAGTACAACCAAAGTACCAATCCCAGTAATCAAGAGCCCAAACAATAGGCTCAAGCCGTCTAAGTAAACGTCAAAATTAATTCCTAATGACGGAACCCAAGACAGTGGATAATAGATCGTTTCACCTCGTGAAATAGTAGGAAGAAACTGAATTAAATAGATAAACAATGTTAAAGGAAGGATCATAACAAACCAACCAGTATGTACTTGACGAATGTACTTGTATAAAAAAGGAACAAGTAAGGCCAAGATAAATGGTGCTAAAATAACGAGATGTAACAACGACAAATGATTTACCCCCTATTCTTAATAATTAAAAAAACAATTAATTGCTGCTTAAACTGTTGCACTACAACTCCGCACTAAGACCATTAAAATTATATACTAAAATTTATTCTCGTGCATCCTCCTTCAAGTTAGCGTTTCACGTTAGTAAAAAAATTATTAAATAAGAAGAAACTAAGGGGATTATTTGAAAAAATATTTTTTATGAACAATAAAAAACTATAAATTTAGAATTTTTTTAATAATAAGGAAAAGCGCCACGAAGTAACTATATGTAATTGACATGGCTTGATTTAAGTAACTTTGGAATTTACAAATGAAAATCGTATGTATATATTTCCTGAAATATCATCATCCTTATAACAAATGGAAATAAAGGGTGAGTAGCGATGATGAAAAAAGCAATAGTCGCTTTAGGAATATTTAGTATCCTATTTGTAGTTGCTTGGTGGGCAAACGAATTGAATGAGCAAAGATATTATATAGATGAACAAAGTGAACAATTCCAAGGCCTTATGGTAGATGAAGAACAAAGAACCGAAAGATTTCGTCCAAGAGAATATATAAAAATAAAAAGGTGAGCTTTATGCTCACCTTTTCTCTGTCTTTATCTATGTTTGAACTGAACGAATTAGGAAGTTTTTTGATTTTGTCTAGCAAGGATCTTCGTTCGATTTCTTCCTTGATTAACATAATAAAATCTGTACTTAGCTTTAATTCAAGTGCTTTATAATATGTTTCAACTAAAAGATCATCAGATAAGCTTTTCATTGTAGCCTGCGTTATCCGCAGTTCACCTCCAGTATTGAAATTCTTTTGTCATGTATATAATCTTGGTTTCATATAGTAGTAAGTTGTGATTAAGTAAATTCTAACATGTCCTAGAAAATGGAACAACCGT
Proteins encoded in this window:
- a CDS encoding Na(+)/H(+) antiporter subunit F1, which produces MLNISLNIALIVMSMAIVVCFIRIIKGPTMSDRVVALDTIGITLIGIIGIIMVIQNTIAYAEVILVIAILAFIGTIALAKFIEGGVIFDRDRN
- a CDS encoding Na(+)/H(+) antiporter subunit B, producing the protein MRKNLLMLHTVTRIVVFIILAFSVFLFFAGHNNPGGGFIGGLMTAAALLLLYVAFDVKTIKQVIPFNYTTMIGVGLLIAIGTGVASMLGGFPFLTQFDRYVTVPVLGKLHLTTALPFDLGVYLVVVGVALLSILSIAEDDA
- a CDS encoding Na(+)/H(+) antiporter subunit C translates to MEILMILTIGVIFTVSTYLILTKSLLRVVIGIVLLSHGAHLLLLTLAGFNDGAPPLLGQEAVTYADPLPQALILTAIVISFGVTAFLLVIAYRTYKVHNTDDLDQLRGSADE
- a CDS encoding Na+/H+ antiporter subunit A; this encodes MSLLHLVILAPFILALLVPFLYKYIRQVHTGWFVMILPLTLFIYLIQFLPTISRGETIYYPLSWVPSLGINFDVYLDGLSLLFGLLITGIGTLVVLYSIYYLYNKQKEALNNFYVYLLMFMGAMLGVVMSDNLMTLYIFWEITSLSSALLIAYWFHKERSRYGAQKSMLITVAGGLTMLAGFSLIFVMTNTFSIREIIAQADVIITNPLFIPAMLCVLVGAFTKSAQFPFHIWLPDAMEAPTPVSAYLHSATMVKAGIYLVARLTPVFGAAPEWFWIVSGFGIVTLLWGSVSAIRQKDLKAILAFSTISQLGLIMALLGLGSAAFHYDVAVVGTLYYTATLAAVFHLINHATFKGSLFMIVGIVDHETGTRDIRKLGGLMTIMPITFTVALIGTLSMAGVPPFNGFLSKEMFFTAAVNATTLDIFNMQTLGLIFPIVAWIASIFTFAYCMLMFVRTFLGNFKPEKLEKEVHEAPIGLLIPPIILASLVVIFGLFPNLLAYSIIEPTMAAILPGVLAEGERFYVNIYHWHGFNTELFMTIGVVIFGALVFLNLKKFAETTFFLRERDPLNQVYDKGLVGLVSGSLKITNMQMTGLLRDYFVFMSVFIVGLMGYTMVKYNTFAIDLNNVAEIPPYIFVIIFVLLATTVALPFISHRVTAIVATGVLGFIVALLFVVFRAPDLALTQLLVETVMVVLFLLAFYHLPELRKEKFTPRFRLTNLVVSIGVGLVVTLTALSVHAMSYSHPIQSISDYYVQNAYELAAGKNIVNVILVDFRGVDTMLEIVVLAIAALAIVVLIRLRMTGSEDV